The following coding sequences are from one Kogia breviceps isolate mKogBre1 chromosome X, mKogBre1 haplotype 1, whole genome shotgun sequence window:
- the HDAC6 gene encoding histone deacetylase 6 isoform X3 — translation MTSTGQDSTTTRQRRSRHNPHSPPHDSSVTSKRGVKKVAVLRSSPNLAEVKKKGRMKKLSQAAEQDLVVGLQGLDLNREARTLSGTGLVFDEQLNEFHCLWDDSFPEGPERLHAIKEQLIQEGLLDRCVSFQARFAEKEELMLVHSLEYIDLMETTQYMNEGELRVLADTYDSVYLHPNSYTCACLASGSVLRLVDAVLGAEIRNGMAIIRPPGHHAQHSLMDGYCMFNHVAVAARYAQQKHDIQRVLIVDWDVHHGQGTQFTFDQDPSVLYFSIHRYEQGRFWPHLTASNWSTTGFGQGQGYTINVPWNQVGMRDADYIAAFLHILLPVSLEFQPQLVLVAAGFDALQGDPKGEMAATPAGFAQLTHLLMGLAGGKLILSLEGGYNLRSLAEGVSASLHTLLGDPCPVLEFPGAPCPSAQASISCALEALEPFWEVFMRSAETLEEDTVEGDNVEEKEEEGPWQPPELPILTWPVLQARTGLVYDQQMMDHYNLWDNHHPEMPQRIKRIMYHLEELGLAGRCLALPARPATDAELLACHSAEHVDRLRATEKMKTRELHREGANYDSIYICPSTFTCAQLAAGAACRLVEAVLAGEVLNGIAVVRPPGHHAERDAACGFCFFNSVAVAARHAQAISGRALRILIVDWDVHHGNGTQHIFEEDPSVLYISLHRYDHGTFFPMGDEGASSQIGQAAGTGFTVNVAWNGPRLGDADYLVAWHRLVLPIAYEFNPELVLVSAGFDAARGDPLGSCQVSPEGYAHLTHLLMGLANGRIILILEGGYNLTSISESMAACTHSLLGDPPPLLTLLRPPLSGALASITETIQVHRRYWCSLRVTKVKDKEGPSSSKLITKEAPQPASPGSAKGMTMPEGNILEAGTGKATSATSVKESTPGQTTSETAVMEFTQDQSSETAMGGAAVLNQATSEAATGDATPDQSTSEEAVGGAELIQSPPASCADNQTPPVSPMQGATTQISPSKLTGNLRTLELDKAQDRTQLSPMLPKSPLEATQAPGPQALTKHLAKSGHSGQKSDTPPTQ, via the exons ATGACCTCCACCGGCCAGGATTCCACCACAACCAGACAGCGAAGGAGTAGGCACAATCCCCATTCCCCCCCGCACGACTCCAGCGTCACCTCG AAGCGAGGTGTTAAAAAGGTTGCCGTACTCCGCTCCAGCCCCAATCTAGCGGAGGTAAAGAAGAAAGGCAGAATGAAGAAGCTTAGTCAAGCAGCTGAGCAAGACCTAGTCGTGGGGCTGCAAGGGCTG gaTCTGAACCGGGAGGCCAGGACACTGTCTGGCACTGGCTTGGTGTTCGATGAGCAGCTAAATGAATTCCACTGCCTCTGGGATGACAG CTTCCCTGAAGGCCCTGAGCGGCTCCATGCCATCAAGGAGCAGCTGATCCAGGAGGGCCTCCTGGATCGCTGTGTGTCCTTTCAG GCCCGATTTGCCGAAAAGGAGGAGCTGATGTTGGTTCACAG TCTAGAATACATTGATCTGATGGAGACGACCCAGTACATGAATGAGGGGGAGCTCCGTGTCCTAGCAGATACCTATGACTCAGTTTATCTGCATCCG AACTCATACACCTGCGCCTGCCTGGCCTCAGGCTCCGTCCTCAGGCTGGTGGATGCAGTCCTGGGGGCTGAGATCCGGAATGGCATGGCGATAATCAG GCCTCCTGGACACCATGCCCAGCACAGTCTTATGGACGGTTATTGCATGTTCAACCACGTGGCTGTGGCTGCCCGCTATGCTCAACAGAAACATGACATTCAGAG GGTCCTTATCGTGGATTGGGATGTGCACCATGGTCAAGGAACACAGTTCACCTTTGACCAAGACCCCAG cGTCCTCTATTTCTCCATCCACCGCTACGAGCAGGGTCGGTTCTGGCCCCACCTTACAGCCTCCAACTGGTCCACCACAGGTTTTGGCCAAGGCCAGGGATACACCATCAATGTGCCTTGGAACCAG GTGGGGATGCGAGATGCCGACTACATCGCCGCTTTCCTGCACATCCTGCTGCCAGTTTCCCTTGAG TTCCAGCCCCAGCTGGTCCTGGTAGCTGCTGGATTTGATGCCCTCCAAGGGGACCCCAAG GGTGAGATGGCCGCCACTCCGGCAGGGTTCGCCCAGCTAACCCACCTGCTCATGGGTCTGGCAGGAGGCAAGCTGATCCTCTCACTGGAG GGTGGCTACAACCTCCGCTCCCTGGCTGAGGGCGTCAGCGCCTCGCTCCACACCCTTCTGGGAGACCCTTGCCCCGTGCTGGAGTTCCCTGGAGCCCCTTGCCCGAG TGCCCAGGCTTCGATCTCCTGTGCTCTGGAAGCCCTTGAGCCCTTCTGGGAGGTCTTTATGAGATCAG CTGAGACCCTGGAGGAGGACACTGTGGAGGGGGACAatgtggaggagaaggaggaggagggaccgTGGCAGCCCCCTGAGCTCCCAATCCTGACGTGGCCGGTGCTGCAGGCTCGCACAGGGCTGGTCTATGACCAACAGATGATGGATCACTACAACTTGTGGGACAA CCACCACCCCGAGATGCCTCAGCGGATCAAGCGTATCATGTACCACCTGGAGGAGCTGGGTCTTGCTGGGCGCTGTCTCGCCCTGCCCGCACGTCCAGCCACGGATGCTGAGCTGCTCGCCTGCCACAG TGCTGAGCACGTGGATCGTCTGCGGGCCACGGAGAAGATGAAGACCCGGGAGCTGCACCGCGAGGGCGCCAACTATGACTCCATATACATCTGCCCCAGCACCTTCACCTGTGCGCAGCTGGCTGCTGGCGCCGCCTGCCGCCTGGTGGAGGCTGTGCTGGCGGGAGAG gtttTGAATGGCATTGCTGTGGTGCGTCCCCCTGGCCACCATGCAGAGCGGGATGCTGCTTGCGGTTTCTGCTTTTTCAACTCTGTGGCTGTGGCTGCTCGCCATGCCCAGGCCATCAGTGGGCGTGCGCTGCG GATCCTGATCGTGGACTGGGACGTCCATCATGGTAATGGAACTCAGCACATATTTGAGGAGGATCCCag CGTGCTGTACATTTCTCTGCACCGCTATGATCATGGCACCTTCTTTCCTATGGGGGACGAGGGTGCCAGCAGCCAGATAGGTCAGGCTGCAGGCACGGGCTTCACTGTCAACGTGGCCTGGAATGGGCCCCGCTTGGGTGACGCCGACTACCTGGTTGCGTGGCATCGTCTGGTGCTTCCCATTGCCTATGAG tttaACCCGGAACTGGTGCTGGTCTCAGCTGGCTTCGATGCTGCCCGGGGGGACCCACTGGGAAGCTGCCAGGTGTCGCCTGAGGGCTATGCCCACCTCACCCACCTGCTGATGGGCCTGGCCAATGGCCGCATTATCCTTATCCTAGAG GGTGGTTATAACCTGACATCCATCTCGGAGTCCATGGCCGCCTGCACCCACTCCCTCCTTGGGGACCCACCACCCCTGCTGACCCTGCTGCGGCCCCCACTGTCAGGGGCCCTGGCCTCGATCACCGAGACCATCCAAGTCCATCGCAGATACTGGTGCAGCTTGCGGGTTACAA AGGTCAAAGATAAAGAGGGACCCTCCAGTTCTAAGTTGATCACCAAGGAGGCACCCCAGCCAGCCAGTCCTGGGTCAGCCAAGGGGATGACCATGCCAGAAGGGAACATTCTGGAGGCAGGCACGGGGAAGGCCACCTCAGCAACATCTGTGAAAGAGTCCACTCCAGGCCAGACTACGTCAGAGACAGCTGTGATGGAGTTCACTCAGGACCAGTCATCAGAGACAGCCATGGGCGGAGCTGCTGTGCTGAACCAGGCCACCTCAGAGGCAGCCACAGGGGATGCCACACCGGACCAGAGCACCTCAGAGGAGGCTGTGGGGGGAGCTGAGCTGATCCAAAGCCCTCCAGCCTCATGCGCTGACAATCAGACTCCTCCAGTGTCACCCATGCAAGGAGCCACAACCCAGATATCCCCCAGTAAGCTGACCGGAAATCTCAGGACCTTGGAACTAGACAAGGCACAG GACCGGACGCAACTCTCTCCCATGCTACCAAAAAGCCCACTTGAGGCAACACAAGCTCCAGGGCCTCAGGCCCTCACAAAACATTTGGCAAAGTCTGGACATTCAGGTCAAAAATCTGACACACCCCCCACGCAGTAA
- the HDAC6 gene encoding histone deacetylase 6 isoform X5 produces MAIIRPPGHHAQHSLMDGYCMFNHVAVAARYAQQKHDIQRVLIVDWDVHHGQGTQFTFDQDPSVLYFSIHRYEQGRFWPHLTASNWSTTGFGQGQGYTINVPWNQVGMRDADYIAAFLHILLPVSLEFQPQLVLVAAGFDALQGDPKGEMAATPAGFAQLTHLLMGLAGGKLILSLEGGYNLRSLAEGVSASLHTLLGDPCPVLEFPGAPCPSAQASISCALEALEPFWEVFMRSAETLEEDTVEGDNVEEKEEEGPWQPPELPILTWPVLQARTGLVYDQQMMDHYNLWDNHHPEMPQRIKRIMYHLEELGLAGRCLALPARPATDAELLACHSAEHVDRLRATEKMKTRELHREGANYDSIYICPSTFTCAQLAAGAACRLVEAVLAGEVLNGIAVVRPPGHHAERDAACGFCFFNSVAVAARHAQAISGRALRILIVDWDVHHGNGTQHIFEEDPSVLYISLHRYDHGTFFPMGDEGASSQIGQAAGTGFTVNVAWNGPRLGDADYLVAWHRLVLPIAYEFNPELVLVSAGFDAARGDPLGSCQVSPEGYAHLTHLLMGLANGRIILILEGGYNLTSISESMAACTHSLLGDPPPLLTLLRPPLSGALASITETIQVHRRYWCSLRVTKVKDKEGPSSSKLITKEAPQPASPGSAKGMTMPEGNILEAGTGKATSATSVKESTPGQTTSETAVMEFTQDQSSETAMGGAAVLNQATSEAATGDATPDQSTSEEAVGGAELIQSPPASCADNQTPPVSPMQGATTQISPSKLTGNLRTLELDKAQEPPEEEELLGEAAGGQDMNESVLMQVTGYHADTDQAMFYAVTPLPWCPHLVAVCPIPEAGLDVTQPCQDCGALQENWVCLSCYQVYCSRYINAHMLQHHEGSGHPLVLSYTDLSTWCYHCQAYVHHEALLAVKNIAHQIKSGENMPHSH; encoded by the exons ATGGCGATAATCAG GCCTCCTGGACACCATGCCCAGCACAGTCTTATGGACGGTTATTGCATGTTCAACCACGTGGCTGTGGCTGCCCGCTATGCTCAACAGAAACATGACATTCAGAG GGTCCTTATCGTGGATTGGGATGTGCACCATGGTCAAGGAACACAGTTCACCTTTGACCAAGACCCCAG cGTCCTCTATTTCTCCATCCACCGCTACGAGCAGGGTCGGTTCTGGCCCCACCTTACAGCCTCCAACTGGTCCACCACAGGTTTTGGCCAAGGCCAGGGATACACCATCAATGTGCCTTGGAACCAG GTGGGGATGCGAGATGCCGACTACATCGCCGCTTTCCTGCACATCCTGCTGCCAGTTTCCCTTGAG TTCCAGCCCCAGCTGGTCCTGGTAGCTGCTGGATTTGATGCCCTCCAAGGGGACCCCAAG GGTGAGATGGCCGCCACTCCGGCAGGGTTCGCCCAGCTAACCCACCTGCTCATGGGTCTGGCAGGAGGCAAGCTGATCCTCTCACTGGAG GGTGGCTACAACCTCCGCTCCCTGGCTGAGGGCGTCAGCGCCTCGCTCCACACCCTTCTGGGAGACCCTTGCCCCGTGCTGGAGTTCCCTGGAGCCCCTTGCCCGAG TGCCCAGGCTTCGATCTCCTGTGCTCTGGAAGCCCTTGAGCCCTTCTGGGAGGTCTTTATGAGATCAG CTGAGACCCTGGAGGAGGACACTGTGGAGGGGGACAatgtggaggagaaggaggaggagggaccgTGGCAGCCCCCTGAGCTCCCAATCCTGACGTGGCCGGTGCTGCAGGCTCGCACAGGGCTGGTCTATGACCAACAGATGATGGATCACTACAACTTGTGGGACAA CCACCACCCCGAGATGCCTCAGCGGATCAAGCGTATCATGTACCACCTGGAGGAGCTGGGTCTTGCTGGGCGCTGTCTCGCCCTGCCCGCACGTCCAGCCACGGATGCTGAGCTGCTCGCCTGCCACAG TGCTGAGCACGTGGATCGTCTGCGGGCCACGGAGAAGATGAAGACCCGGGAGCTGCACCGCGAGGGCGCCAACTATGACTCCATATACATCTGCCCCAGCACCTTCACCTGTGCGCAGCTGGCTGCTGGCGCCGCCTGCCGCCTGGTGGAGGCTGTGCTGGCGGGAGAG gtttTGAATGGCATTGCTGTGGTGCGTCCCCCTGGCCACCATGCAGAGCGGGATGCTGCTTGCGGTTTCTGCTTTTTCAACTCTGTGGCTGTGGCTGCTCGCCATGCCCAGGCCATCAGTGGGCGTGCGCTGCG GATCCTGATCGTGGACTGGGACGTCCATCATGGTAATGGAACTCAGCACATATTTGAGGAGGATCCCag CGTGCTGTACATTTCTCTGCACCGCTATGATCATGGCACCTTCTTTCCTATGGGGGACGAGGGTGCCAGCAGCCAGATAGGTCAGGCTGCAGGCACGGGCTTCACTGTCAACGTGGCCTGGAATGGGCCCCGCTTGGGTGACGCCGACTACCTGGTTGCGTGGCATCGTCTGGTGCTTCCCATTGCCTATGAG tttaACCCGGAACTGGTGCTGGTCTCAGCTGGCTTCGATGCTGCCCGGGGGGACCCACTGGGAAGCTGCCAGGTGTCGCCTGAGGGCTATGCCCACCTCACCCACCTGCTGATGGGCCTGGCCAATGGCCGCATTATCCTTATCCTAGAG GGTGGTTATAACCTGACATCCATCTCGGAGTCCATGGCCGCCTGCACCCACTCCCTCCTTGGGGACCCACCACCCCTGCTGACCCTGCTGCGGCCCCCACTGTCAGGGGCCCTGGCCTCGATCACCGAGACCATCCAAGTCCATCGCAGATACTGGTGCAGCTTGCGGGTTACAA AGGTCAAAGATAAAGAGGGACCCTCCAGTTCTAAGTTGATCACCAAGGAGGCACCCCAGCCAGCCAGTCCTGGGTCAGCCAAGGGGATGACCATGCCAGAAGGGAACATTCTGGAGGCAGGCACGGGGAAGGCCACCTCAGCAACATCTGTGAAAGAGTCCACTCCAGGCCAGACTACGTCAGAGACAGCTGTGATGGAGTTCACTCAGGACCAGTCATCAGAGACAGCCATGGGCGGAGCTGCTGTGCTGAACCAGGCCACCTCAGAGGCAGCCACAGGGGATGCCACACCGGACCAGAGCACCTCAGAGGAGGCTGTGGGGGGAGCTGAGCTGATCCAAAGCCCTCCAGCCTCATGCGCTGACAATCAGACTCCTCCAGTGTCACCCATGCAAGGAGCCACAACCCAGATATCCCCCAGTAAGCTGACCGGAAATCTCAGGACCTTGGAACTAGACAAGGCACAG GAACCCCCAGAAGAGGAGGAGCTActaggagaggcagctggaggtCAGGACATGAATGAGTCAGTACTGATGCAGGTCACTGGATACCATGCTGACACTGACCAA GCCATGTTTTATGCTGTAACACCACTGCCCTGGTGTCCCCATTTGGTGGCAGTATGCCCCATACCTGAAGCAGGCCTGGATGTGACCCAACCTTGTCAGGACTGTGGAGCACTCCAGGAGAACTGGGTGTGTCTGTCTTGCTACCAG GTCTACTGCAGTCGTTACATCAATGCCCATATGCTCCAACACCATGAAGGCTCGGGACACCCGCTGGTACTCAGCTACACCGACCTGTCTACCTGGTGTTACCACTGTCAAGCCTATGTTCACCACGAG GCTCTCCTAGCTGTGAAGAACATCGCCCACCAGATCAAGTCTGGGGAGAACATGCCCCACTCACACTAA
- the HDAC6 gene encoding histone deacetylase 6 isoform X2, with protein sequence MKKLSQAAEQDLVVGLQGLDLNREARTLSGTGLVFDEQLNEFHCLWDDSFPEGPERLHAIKEQLIQEGLLDRCVSFQARFAEKEELMLVHSLEYIDLMETTQYMNEGELRVLADTYDSVYLHPNSYTCACLASGSVLRLVDAVLGAEIRNGMAIIRPPGHHAQHSLMDGYCMFNHVAVAARYAQQKHDIQRVLIVDWDVHHGQGTQFTFDQDPSVLYFSIHRYEQGRFWPHLTASNWSTTGFGQGQGYTINVPWNQVGMRDADYIAAFLHILLPVSLEFQPQLVLVAAGFDALQGDPKGEMAATPAGFAQLTHLLMGLAGGKLILSLEGGYNLRSLAEGVSASLHTLLGDPCPVLEFPGAPCPSAQASISCALEALEPFWEVFMRSAETLEEDTVEGDNVEEKEEEGPWQPPELPILTWPVLQARTGLVYDQQMMDHYNLWDNHHPEMPQRIKRIMYHLEELGLAGRCLALPARPATDAELLACHSAEHVDRLRATEKMKTRELHREGANYDSIYICPSTFTCAQLAAGAACRLVEAVLAGEVLNGIAVVRPPGHHAERDAACGFCFFNSVAVAARHAQAISGRALRILIVDWDVHHGNGTQHIFEEDPSVLYISLHRYDHGTFFPMGDEGASSQIGQAAGTGFTVNVAWNGPRLGDADYLVAWHRLVLPIAYEFNPELVLVSAGFDAARGDPLGSCQVSPEGYAHLTHLLMGLANGRIILILEGGYNLTSISESMAACTHSLLGDPPPLLTLLRPPLSGALASITETIQVHRRYWCSLRVTKVKDKEGPSSSKLITKEAPQPASPGSAKGMTMPEGNILEAGTGKATSATSVKESTPGQTTSETAVMEFTQDQSSETAMGGAAVLNQATSEAATGDATPDQSTSEEAVGGAELIQSPPASCADNQTPPVSPMQGATTQISPSKLTGNLRTLELDKAQEPPEEEELLGEAAGGQDMNESVLMQVTGYHADTDQAMFYAVTPLPWCPHLVAVCPIPEAGLDVTQPCQDCGALQENWVCLSCYQVYCSRYINAHMLQHHEGSGHPLVLSYTDLSTWCYHCQAYVHHEALLAVKNIAHQIKSGENMPHSH encoded by the exons ATGAAGAAGCTTAGTCAAGCAGCTGAGCAAGACCTAGTCGTGGGGCTGCAAGGGCTG gaTCTGAACCGGGAGGCCAGGACACTGTCTGGCACTGGCTTGGTGTTCGATGAGCAGCTAAATGAATTCCACTGCCTCTGGGATGACAG CTTCCCTGAAGGCCCTGAGCGGCTCCATGCCATCAAGGAGCAGCTGATCCAGGAGGGCCTCCTGGATCGCTGTGTGTCCTTTCAG GCCCGATTTGCCGAAAAGGAGGAGCTGATGTTGGTTCACAG TCTAGAATACATTGATCTGATGGAGACGACCCAGTACATGAATGAGGGGGAGCTCCGTGTCCTAGCAGATACCTATGACTCAGTTTATCTGCATCCG AACTCATACACCTGCGCCTGCCTGGCCTCAGGCTCCGTCCTCAGGCTGGTGGATGCAGTCCTGGGGGCTGAGATCCGGAATGGCATGGCGATAATCAG GCCTCCTGGACACCATGCCCAGCACAGTCTTATGGACGGTTATTGCATGTTCAACCACGTGGCTGTGGCTGCCCGCTATGCTCAACAGAAACATGACATTCAGAG GGTCCTTATCGTGGATTGGGATGTGCACCATGGTCAAGGAACACAGTTCACCTTTGACCAAGACCCCAG cGTCCTCTATTTCTCCATCCACCGCTACGAGCAGGGTCGGTTCTGGCCCCACCTTACAGCCTCCAACTGGTCCACCACAGGTTTTGGCCAAGGCCAGGGATACACCATCAATGTGCCTTGGAACCAG GTGGGGATGCGAGATGCCGACTACATCGCCGCTTTCCTGCACATCCTGCTGCCAGTTTCCCTTGAG TTCCAGCCCCAGCTGGTCCTGGTAGCTGCTGGATTTGATGCCCTCCAAGGGGACCCCAAG GGTGAGATGGCCGCCACTCCGGCAGGGTTCGCCCAGCTAACCCACCTGCTCATGGGTCTGGCAGGAGGCAAGCTGATCCTCTCACTGGAG GGTGGCTACAACCTCCGCTCCCTGGCTGAGGGCGTCAGCGCCTCGCTCCACACCCTTCTGGGAGACCCTTGCCCCGTGCTGGAGTTCCCTGGAGCCCCTTGCCCGAG TGCCCAGGCTTCGATCTCCTGTGCTCTGGAAGCCCTTGAGCCCTTCTGGGAGGTCTTTATGAGATCAG CTGAGACCCTGGAGGAGGACACTGTGGAGGGGGACAatgtggaggagaaggaggaggagggaccgTGGCAGCCCCCTGAGCTCCCAATCCTGACGTGGCCGGTGCTGCAGGCTCGCACAGGGCTGGTCTATGACCAACAGATGATGGATCACTACAACTTGTGGGACAA CCACCACCCCGAGATGCCTCAGCGGATCAAGCGTATCATGTACCACCTGGAGGAGCTGGGTCTTGCTGGGCGCTGTCTCGCCCTGCCCGCACGTCCAGCCACGGATGCTGAGCTGCTCGCCTGCCACAG TGCTGAGCACGTGGATCGTCTGCGGGCCACGGAGAAGATGAAGACCCGGGAGCTGCACCGCGAGGGCGCCAACTATGACTCCATATACATCTGCCCCAGCACCTTCACCTGTGCGCAGCTGGCTGCTGGCGCCGCCTGCCGCCTGGTGGAGGCTGTGCTGGCGGGAGAG gtttTGAATGGCATTGCTGTGGTGCGTCCCCCTGGCCACCATGCAGAGCGGGATGCTGCTTGCGGTTTCTGCTTTTTCAACTCTGTGGCTGTGGCTGCTCGCCATGCCCAGGCCATCAGTGGGCGTGCGCTGCG GATCCTGATCGTGGACTGGGACGTCCATCATGGTAATGGAACTCAGCACATATTTGAGGAGGATCCCag CGTGCTGTACATTTCTCTGCACCGCTATGATCATGGCACCTTCTTTCCTATGGGGGACGAGGGTGCCAGCAGCCAGATAGGTCAGGCTGCAGGCACGGGCTTCACTGTCAACGTGGCCTGGAATGGGCCCCGCTTGGGTGACGCCGACTACCTGGTTGCGTGGCATCGTCTGGTGCTTCCCATTGCCTATGAG tttaACCCGGAACTGGTGCTGGTCTCAGCTGGCTTCGATGCTGCCCGGGGGGACCCACTGGGAAGCTGCCAGGTGTCGCCTGAGGGCTATGCCCACCTCACCCACCTGCTGATGGGCCTGGCCAATGGCCGCATTATCCTTATCCTAGAG GGTGGTTATAACCTGACATCCATCTCGGAGTCCATGGCCGCCTGCACCCACTCCCTCCTTGGGGACCCACCACCCCTGCTGACCCTGCTGCGGCCCCCACTGTCAGGGGCCCTGGCCTCGATCACCGAGACCATCCAAGTCCATCGCAGATACTGGTGCAGCTTGCGGGTTACAA AGGTCAAAGATAAAGAGGGACCCTCCAGTTCTAAGTTGATCACCAAGGAGGCACCCCAGCCAGCCAGTCCTGGGTCAGCCAAGGGGATGACCATGCCAGAAGGGAACATTCTGGAGGCAGGCACGGGGAAGGCCACCTCAGCAACATCTGTGAAAGAGTCCACTCCAGGCCAGACTACGTCAGAGACAGCTGTGATGGAGTTCACTCAGGACCAGTCATCAGAGACAGCCATGGGCGGAGCTGCTGTGCTGAACCAGGCCACCTCAGAGGCAGCCACAGGGGATGCCACACCGGACCAGAGCACCTCAGAGGAGGCTGTGGGGGGAGCTGAGCTGATCCAAAGCCCTCCAGCCTCATGCGCTGACAATCAGACTCCTCCAGTGTCACCCATGCAAGGAGCCACAACCCAGATATCCCCCAGTAAGCTGACCGGAAATCTCAGGACCTTGGAACTAGACAAGGCACAG GAACCCCCAGAAGAGGAGGAGCTActaggagaggcagctggaggtCAGGACATGAATGAGTCAGTACTGATGCAGGTCACTGGATACCATGCTGACACTGACCAA GCCATGTTTTATGCTGTAACACCACTGCCCTGGTGTCCCCATTTGGTGGCAGTATGCCCCATACCTGAAGCAGGCCTGGATGTGACCCAACCTTGTCAGGACTGTGGAGCACTCCAGGAGAACTGGGTGTGTCTGTCTTGCTACCAG GTCTACTGCAGTCGTTACATCAATGCCCATATGCTCCAACACCATGAAGGCTCGGGACACCCGCTGGTACTCAGCTACACCGACCTGTCTACCTGGTGTTACCACTGTCAAGCCTATGTTCACCACGAG GCTCTCCTAGCTGTGAAGAACATCGCCCACCAGATCAAGTCTGGGGAGAACATGCCCCACTCACACTAA